In Rothia mucilaginosa, one genomic interval encodes:
- a CDS encoding DUF7059 domain-containing protein, whose amino-acid sequence MTISAASFAPEYAAVADAPRSDDYARLTRIRERLLALNYSYDAVQELLGVEAAEAMARDQVVPGLWRVEHILRDDYSVGEKNLARLLAFFLLARPLTEAEAAEVFGETLQDFADAALIERDAEDSSRWTASVDLRPHAADDGTEIFVAADLGAHQRPGVLRKDHVLGIGHASLTLAQITERTPVKRALDVGTGCGIQTFHLLAHAEHVTATDISERALAFTRFNLLLNAQALNIDSQNPQARVSLRMGSLLEPVAGELFDLVVSNPPFVITPRVAGESAEEQFTYRDGGLPGDEIVSTMVRQLPSVLVPGGRAQMLGNWEIIRDSADPEAPRPWDERPRAWVADGGAEAWFIQREALTPASYAETWLKDASENRDRSHYEQTYVAYLNDFASRNVHSIGFGMIWLRRPNESTAAGVTEPLQRFEEITYPIQQPIARALTESVRRYDRLAAMDDEALLATHLEVAEDVTEERHGRPGAEHPSVILLRAGSGLCRTQLLSTETAGFASASDGELAVGQIVAALAMLLSWPEYDEAAAAARGTQEQHPRDTLLHAVRELVLKSFLHFSDEHASAESAAANTAEEQG is encoded by the coding sequence ATGACTATTTCTGCCGCCTCTTTTGCTCCCGAGTATGCCGCCGTTGCGGATGCTCCCCGCAGCGATGATTACGCCCGCCTGACCCGCATCCGTGAACGCCTGCTGGCGTTGAATTACAGCTATGACGCTGTGCAGGAGCTGTTGGGTGTTGAGGCGGCTGAGGCGATGGCTCGTGACCAGGTGGTTCCGGGTCTGTGGCGTGTGGAGCACATTCTGCGCGACGATTACAGTGTGGGTGAGAAGAACCTGGCGCGTCTGCTGGCGTTTTTCCTGCTGGCTCGCCCGCTCACCGAGGCGGAGGCCGCAGAGGTCTTCGGCGAGACCCTGCAGGACTTCGCGGACGCCGCGCTGATTGAGCGCGACGCTGAGGATTCCTCCCGCTGGACTGCGAGCGTTGACCTGCGCCCGCACGCCGCCGATGACGGCACCGAAATCTTTGTTGCCGCCGACCTGGGTGCGCATCAGCGTCCCGGCGTGCTCCGCAAGGATCACGTGCTCGGCATCGGTCACGCCTCCCTGACGCTGGCGCAGATTACCGAGCGCACCCCCGTCAAGCGTGCCCTGGATGTGGGCACCGGCTGCGGTATTCAGACTTTCCACCTGCTCGCCCACGCTGAGCACGTGACCGCCACCGATATTTCGGAACGTGCCCTGGCGTTCACCCGTTTTAACCTGCTGCTGAACGCGCAGGCGCTCAATATTGATTCGCAGAACCCGCAGGCGCGCGTGAGCCTGCGCATGGGTTCCCTGCTGGAGCCGGTCGCCGGTGAGCTTTTTGACCTGGTGGTGTCGAACCCGCCGTTCGTGATTACCCCGCGCGTTGCCGGTGAGAGCGCCGAGGAGCAGTTCACCTACCGTGACGGCGGCCTGCCCGGTGACGAAATTGTGAGCACGATGGTGCGCCAGCTGCCGTCGGTGCTGGTGCCCGGTGGCCGCGCGCAGATGCTGGGCAACTGGGAGATTATTCGCGACTCGGCGGACCCGGAAGCACCCCGCCCGTGGGATGAGCGTCCGCGTGCCTGGGTTGCCGACGGCGGTGCGGAGGCGTGGTTCATTCAGCGTGAGGCGCTGACCCCCGCCTCCTACGCGGAAACCTGGCTGAAGGATGCGAGCGAGAACCGCGACCGCAGCCACTACGAGCAGACCTACGTGGCGTACCTGAACGACTTCGCTTCCCGGAACGTTCATTCTATTGGTTTCGGCATGATTTGGCTGCGCCGCCCGAACGAATCTACCGCGGCAGGCGTAACCGAGCCCCTGCAGCGATTCGAGGAGATTACCTACCCGATTCAGCAGCCCATTGCCCGCGCCCTCACCGAGTCCGTACGCCGCTACGACCGCCTCGCCGCCATGGACGATGAGGCGCTCCTCGCCACGCACCTGGAGGTCGCCGAGGACGTCACCGAGGAACGCCACGGCCGCCCCGGCGCCGAGCACCCCAGCGTCATTTTGCTGCGTGCCGGTTCAGGTCTGTGCCGCACCCAGCTGCTCTCCACCGAGACGGCGGGCTTTGCGTCGGCAAGCGATGGTGAGCTTGCCGTCGGTCAGATTGTGGCGGCCCTTGCCATGCTGCTGTCCTGGCCCGAATACGACGAGGCGGCCGCCGCGGCACGCGGTACGCAGGAGCAGCATCCGCGCGATACCCTGCTGCACGCGGTGCGTGAGCTGGTGCTCAAGAGCTTCCTGCACTTTAGCGACGAGCACGCGAGCGCAGAATCGGCTGCCGCAAACACTGCAGAAGAGCAGGGCTAA
- the cmtR gene encoding Cd(II)/Pb(II)-sensing metalloregulatory transcriptional regulator CmtR, translating into MLTIASHLDVMNRLGRAMADPTRSRILMTLLGGPSYPAVLSRELELTRSNVSNHLTCLRDCGIVVAEPEGRQTRYEIADPHLAAALTSLIDVTLAVDEAAPCIDPACSVSGCCGTAAGA; encoded by the coding sequence ATGCTGACTATTGCTTCACACCTCGACGTCATGAACCGGCTCGGCCGCGCCATGGCCGACCCGACACGTTCCCGGATTCTGATGACCCTCCTCGGCGGCCCGAGCTATCCAGCCGTGCTCTCGCGCGAGCTGGAGCTGACCCGCTCGAACGTGTCCAACCACCTGACCTGCCTGCGCGATTGCGGAATCGTCGTCGCCGAGCCCGAGGGCCGCCAGACGCGCTACGAGATCGCCGACCCGCACCTCGCCGCGGCACTGACGTCCCTGATCGACGTCACGCTCGCGGTGGACGAGGCCGCGCCGTGCATCGACCCGGCATGCTCGGTGTCGGGCTGCTGTGGAACGGCGGCGGGAGCATGA
- a CDS encoding DEAD/DEAH box helicase: protein MEPMPHSTPSQNTNQHPEQHSEQQPTHQPKQGQPAAHPKTLRYRELPASAQQVLASLLPEAERTGTLPEQVTHIHTIAAREASYAPWPQWLHPRVVEAFESLGIAEPYAHQVQAANAAHAGLDAALAASAARYGWQAGRIEAERIEASAATRAEDAKSAGSGGHVIVATGTASGKTLSYLMPTLDAIYRASCGKPVSSTSTYSGAENLNNRANVLYISPAKALSADQLTALTSYNLPGLHAASYDGDTPTGERRWIREHANFILTTPDMLNYSILSNHRQWASFLRGLRYVVLDEAHSYRGVFGAHIANLLRRLRRVCALYRTVPVFYGASATSSNPVESFSKLIGVPQQAVTAITESTSARGETTVALWEPEFMPPKAHDQLAKGARSTQQQAVQSKAEQEAPRRVSPVEQGAQMLTDLVLSRTRSLVFAGSRRSVEILSQKTQRYLDEVEAGLAHRVAAYRAGYTPEERRELERKLRNGELLGLASTSALELGIDISGLDAVLVAGWPGTRASFMQRVGRAGRSGQDALAVLIADDNPLDTYLVHHPEAIFGQEVEATVFDPTNPYVLSPQLCAAAQEAPIRAEELSLFGPHTATLLDRLVQQGYLRRRPDGWYWTHAESAAELVDIRGTGGGPYQLIDAEDGTLVGTMDAAHAMSQGHPGAIYIHQNAQYVVESISEGERVILLSRVYPDYYTRAIESTEVRILAERARVSYGAQNVVGEAVPGEPVPQISAPETDVQQLAPLTMHRGQVQVTDQVTGYRRFSVYGGEYLGEEAQPMPPEVLMTEAVWFTFEPSYLFSAGVTEEDGPGTLHAAEHAAIGLLPLIATSDRWDLGGLSTLLHVDTGRPTIFVYDAAPGGAGISERGFNAVAQWLGATLEAIESCGCDNGCPSCVHSPKCGNRNEPLSKHGARALLQAMLRSMAEA, encoded by the coding sequence ATGGAACCCATGCCGCACAGCACCCCTTCGCAGAACACCAACCAGCACCCTGAACAGCACTCCGAGCAGCAGCCCACACACCAGCCCAAGCAGGGGCAGCCTGCGGCGCACCCAAAAACGCTCCGTTACCGCGAGCTGCCCGCGAGCGCACAGCAGGTGTTGGCATCCCTTCTGCCGGAGGCGGAACGTACCGGAACCCTGCCCGAACAGGTGACCCATATTCACACTATTGCCGCCAGGGAGGCGAGCTACGCGCCGTGGCCGCAGTGGTTGCATCCGCGTGTGGTGGAGGCTTTTGAATCGCTCGGTATTGCCGAGCCCTACGCCCATCAGGTGCAGGCGGCGAACGCCGCCCATGCCGGTCTTGATGCGGCGCTGGCGGCGAGTGCGGCGCGCTACGGCTGGCAGGCGGGGCGCATCGAAGCTGAGCGTATCGAAGCATCGGCAGCAACGCGCGCCGAAGACGCGAAGAGTGCAGGCAGCGGCGGGCACGTGATTGTGGCGACGGGTACCGCCTCGGGCAAGACCCTGAGCTACCTGATGCCCACTCTGGACGCTATTTATCGCGCATCGTGCGGGAAGCCGGTGAGCTCAACTTCCACGTATTCTGGGGCGGAAAACCTCAATAATAGAGCGAACGTTCTCTACATTTCGCCGGCGAAGGCGCTCTCCGCCGACCAACTCACCGCCCTCACCTCCTACAACCTACCCGGACTCCACGCGGCAAGCTACGACGGCGACACCCCCACCGGCGAACGCCGCTGGATCCGCGAACACGCCAACTTCATCCTCACCACCCCGGACATGCTCAACTACTCAATTCTGAGCAACCACCGGCAGTGGGCGTCCTTCCTGCGCGGGCTGCGCTACGTGGTGCTCGACGAAGCACACAGCTACCGCGGCGTTTTTGGTGCGCACATCGCCAACCTGCTACGCCGCCTGCGCCGTGTCTGTGCGCTCTACCGCACCGTGCCCGTGTTCTACGGTGCCTCCGCGACCAGTTCCAACCCGGTCGAGTCTTTCTCCAAGCTCATTGGCGTGCCGCAGCAGGCGGTTACCGCCATTACCGAGTCCACCTCCGCGCGCGGTGAAACCACCGTCGCGCTCTGGGAGCCAGAATTCATGCCGCCCAAGGCGCACGATCAACTCGCCAAGGGTGCCCGCAGCACCCAGCAGCAGGCGGTCCAATCGAAGGCAGAGCAGGAGGCGCCGCGCCGCGTCTCCCCCGTGGAGCAGGGCGCGCAAATGCTCACCGACCTGGTGCTTTCCCGCACCCGCTCCCTGGTTTTTGCTGGTTCGCGCCGCAGCGTAGAAATCCTCTCACAGAAGACCCAACGCTACCTCGACGAGGTGGAGGCGGGCCTCGCCCACCGCGTCGCCGCATACCGCGCCGGGTACACCCCCGAAGAGCGCCGCGAACTCGAACGCAAACTCCGCAATGGCGAACTGCTCGGCTTGGCGAGTACCTCCGCGCTGGAGCTGGGCATCGACATTTCCGGACTGGACGCCGTACTCGTGGCGGGCTGGCCGGGTACCCGCGCCTCCTTCATGCAGCGCGTGGGCCGCGCGGGTCGAAGCGGTCAGGACGCGCTCGCCGTACTCATTGCCGACGACAACCCGCTCGACACCTACCTGGTGCACCACCCGGAGGCGATTTTCGGGCAGGAGGTTGAGGCAACCGTTTTCGACCCGACGAACCCGTACGTGCTCTCACCGCAGCTGTGCGCCGCCGCGCAGGAGGCACCCATCCGCGCCGAAGAGCTGAGCCTGTTCGGGCCGCACACCGCCACCCTGCTGGATCGGCTGGTGCAGCAGGGGTATCTGCGTCGCCGCCCGGACGGCTGGTATTGGACGCACGCCGAATCAGCCGCCGAGCTGGTCGATATCCGCGGCACCGGCGGCGGACCCTATCAGCTCATCGACGCCGAAGACGGCACCCTCGTCGGCACCATGGACGCCGCGCACGCCATGAGCCAGGGGCACCCGGGCGCAATCTACATTCACCAGAACGCGCAGTACGTGGTCGAATCCATCAGCGAGGGCGAGCGCGTGATTCTGCTCAGCCGCGTCTACCCGGACTACTACACGCGCGCCATTGAGAGCACCGAGGTGCGTATTCTGGCGGAGCGTGCGCGGGTTAGTTACGGTGCGCAAAACGTCGTTGGGGAGGCGGTTCCCGGTGAGCCTGTTCCCCAAATCTCCGCCCCCGAAACCGACGTGCAGCAGCTCGCCCCGCTCACCATGCACCGCGGGCAGGTTCAGGTCACCGACCAAGTCACCGGCTACCGGCGGTTCTCCGTCTACGGCGGCGAATACCTGGGCGAAGAGGCACAACCCATGCCGCCGGAAGTGCTCATGACCGAGGCGGTCTGGTTCACCTTCGAGCCCAGCTACCTGTTCAGCGCGGGCGTGACCGAAGAGGACGGCCCCGGCACCCTGCACGCCGCCGAACACGCCGCCATCGGGCTGCTGCCACTCATCGCCACCAGCGACCGCTGGGACTTGGGCGGGCTCTCCACGCTACTTCACGTGGACACCGGCAGGCCCACCATTTTCGTCTACGACGCCGCACCCGGCGGCGCGGGCATTAGCGAGCGCGGTTTCAATGCGGTTGCGCAGTGGCTGGGCGCCACCCTCGAAGCGATTGAAAGCTGCGGATGCGACAACGGCTGCCCCTCCTGCGTACACTCGCCCAAGTGCGGCAACCGCAACGAGCCGCTCAGCAAGCACGGCGCACGGGCGCTACTGCAGGCAATGTTGCGGAGCATGGCTGAGGCGTAG
- a CDS encoding pyrimidine dimer DNA glycosylase/endonuclease V produces the protein MRIWSLHPSLLDRRALVACWRETLLAQKVLRGLTRGYTNHPQLIRFRAHPQPLEAVAAYLSGLADEADARGYSFNRALIGAGENGAGENSAGKNCADKAESPYASVTPIPVPLGQLEYELAFLQHKVAGRDPEWEHRLSERLAARGELAACAHPLFEVVPGAIEPWEKTKEF, from the coding sequence GTGCGCATTTGGTCCCTGCACCCCTCCCTGCTCGATCGCCGCGCCCTGGTCGCCTGCTGGCGTGAAACCCTGCTGGCGCAGAAGGTTCTGCGGGGTCTGACGCGCGGGTATACGAATCATCCGCAGCTGATTCGTTTTCGTGCGCATCCGCAGCCGTTGGAGGCGGTTGCCGCCTACCTATCCGGGCTGGCGGATGAGGCGGATGCCCGAGGCTACTCTTTCAACCGTGCGCTGATTGGTGCGGGCGAAAATGGTGCGGGCGAAAATAGCGCTGGCAAAAACTGCGCCGACAAGGCAGAAAGCCCGTACGCTTCGGTCACGCCGATTCCCGTTCCTCTGGGTCAGCTGGAGTACGAGCTTGCTTTTCTGCAGCACAAGGTGGCGGGGCGCGACCCCGAGTGGGAGCACCGGTTGAGCGAGCGTTTGGCGGCGCGCGGCGAGTTAGCGGCGTGTGCGCATCCGCTTTTTGAGGTGGTGCCGGGCGCTATTGAGCCCTGGGAAAAGACGAAAGAGTTCTAA
- a CDS encoding cation diffusion facilitator family transporter: MSETLTTARRAMLHRRVRFIVGFTITYNVIEAIVAVWAGVLASSAALIGFGLDSVVEVLSAAAVTWQFTRKDPERWETVTVKAIGIAFFALAAYVSIDAVLALVGQEGPDRSPLGLGITALSLVVMPLLAWIEVRTGRELGSKSVMADAKQLILCIYLSGAVFIGLVLDSLFGWWWADSVAALVVAVLAVREGLEAWRGDVESPFEVLEDLEDEDD, encoded by the coding sequence ATGAGCGAGACCCTGACCACCGCGCGCCGCGCGATGCTGCACCGGCGCGTCCGCTTCATCGTTGGCTTCACGATCACGTACAACGTAATCGAGGCAATCGTCGCAGTCTGGGCAGGCGTCCTCGCCTCGTCCGCGGCGCTCATCGGCTTCGGGCTCGACTCGGTTGTCGAGGTACTCTCGGCCGCGGCCGTCACCTGGCAGTTCACCCGCAAGGACCCTGAGCGGTGGGAAACGGTCACTGTCAAGGCCATCGGCATCGCGTTCTTCGCGCTGGCGGCCTACGTCTCGATCGACGCGGTGCTGGCCCTGGTCGGTCAGGAGGGCCCTGACCGTAGCCCGCTGGGTCTCGGCATCACCGCGCTGAGCCTGGTTGTCATGCCTCTGCTGGCGTGGATTGAGGTCCGCACCGGGCGGGAGCTGGGCTCCAAGAGCGTGATGGCCGACGCCAAGCAGCTCATCCTGTGCATCTATCTCTCCGGTGCGGTGTTCATCGGCCTCGTCCTCGACAGCCTGTTCGGCTGGTGGTGGGCTGACTCGGTCGCGGCGCTGGTTGTGGCGGTGCTCGCGGTGCGCGAAGGCCTGGAGGCCTGGCGCGGCGACGTCGAGTCGCCGTTCGAAGTGCTAGAGGACCTCGAAGACGAGGACGACTGA
- a CDS encoding GyrI-like domain-containing protein — protein sequence MAAAKGGAVQISEPRIEEHPGLVVAGVSQVFPLDGDFSSLWDELNQKASPAMLDVLNVTQYLGVCTQPNPKGQVRYTAGFLVSEPASAAKLGLGVLELPASTYAVVEVTGPISESIPAGFASFEEAFFAKNPQYRPVGGLEVYGRGDMQAADYRMELWVPLVKRS from the coding sequence ATGGCAGCCGCTAAGGGCGGCGCGGTTCAGATTTCTGAACCTCGCATTGAGGAGCACCCGGGGCTGGTCGTTGCCGGCGTTTCGCAGGTGTTCCCCCTGGACGGCGACTTCTCCTCGCTGTGGGATGAGCTGAATCAGAAGGCGTCCCCGGCGATGCTGGATGTTCTGAACGTGACCCAGTACCTGGGCGTGTGCACTCAGCCGAACCCGAAGGGGCAGGTTCGCTACACGGCGGGCTTCCTGGTGTCGGAACCGGCGAGCGCGGCGAAGCTCGGTCTGGGCGTGCTGGAGTTGCCTGCGAGCACCTACGCGGTGGTTGAGGTGACCGGCCCGATTTCGGAGTCCATTCCGGCTGGCTTTGCGAGCTTTGAGGAGGCGTTCTTCGCGAAGAATCCGCAGTACCGCCCGGTGGGTGGCCTTGAGGTGTACGGTCGCGGCGATATGCAGGCGGCTGATTACCGTATGGAGCTGTGGGTTCCGCTGGTGAAGCGTTCCTAA
- a CDS encoding rhodanese-related sulfurtransferase, with amino-acid sequence MAQNKIILYYQFAPIADPQAVMLWQRALCEKLGLRGRILISKHGINGTLGGEINAVKAYTKETRKYPGFKNMEFKWSEGGAEDFPRLSVKARDEIVAFGAPDELQVDENGVVGGGVHLKPEEVNKLVEERGDEVVFFDGRNAFEAKIGKFKNAIVPDVRTTHDFIREIESGKYDHIKDKPVVTYCTGGIRCEILSALMKNRGFKEIYQIDGGIVRYGEKYGDKELWEGSLYVFDKRMHMEFTPDTVTIGKCEQCGAPSNKFENCSNDSCRELVLLCPECAADDAKRHCVPECSVDREAAEANA; translated from the coding sequence GTGGCTCAAAATAAGATTATTCTGTATTACCAGTTCGCCCCCATCGCCGACCCGCAGGCGGTCATGCTCTGGCAGCGTGCCCTCTGCGAGAAGCTCGGCCTGCGCGGGCGCATCCTCATTTCCAAGCACGGCATTAACGGCACCCTCGGCGGCGAAATCAACGCGGTCAAGGCGTACACCAAGGAAACCCGCAAGTACCCCGGCTTCAAGAACATGGAGTTCAAGTGGTCCGAGGGTGGCGCGGAGGACTTCCCCCGCCTGTCCGTGAAGGCACGCGACGAGATTGTGGCTTTCGGTGCTCCCGACGAGCTGCAGGTGGATGAGAACGGCGTCGTTGGCGGCGGCGTGCACCTGAAGCCTGAAGAGGTCAACAAGCTTGTTGAAGAGCGCGGCGACGAAGTGGTCTTCTTCGACGGCCGTAATGCGTTCGAGGCGAAGATCGGCAAGTTCAAGAACGCTATCGTTCCCGACGTGCGCACTACCCACGACTTCATCCGCGAGATTGAGTCCGGCAAGTACGATCACATTAAGGACAAGCCGGTCGTCACCTACTGCACCGGCGGTATTCGCTGCGAGATTCTCTCTGCGCTCATGAAGAACCGCGGTTTCAAGGAGATCTACCAGATCGACGGCGGCATCGTGCGTTACGGCGAGAAGTACGGCGATAAGGAACTCTGGGAAGGCTCGCTCTACGTCTTCGACAAGCGCATGCACATGGAGTTCACCCCGGACACCGTCACCATCGGCAAGTGCGAACAGTGCGGCGCCCCCTCGAACAAGTTCGAGAACTGCTCTAACGACTCCTGCCGCGAGCTGGTTCTGCTCTGCCCCGAGTGCGCAGCTGATGACGCGAAGCGCCACTGCGTGCCCGAGTGCTCGGTGGACCGCGAAGCAGCTGAGGCGAACGCCTAA
- a CDS encoding pyridoxamine 5'-phosphate oxidase family protein, which translates to MSNLYPDESISVDKCWERLHANTLGRLILTDGQHVDVLPVLYAVASQDDKQEIYIRTTRGNKFSSVVVSRRVAFEIDETLEDGIRSVIVVGIAHWLPPEMTPQIVRTFDLPDSETHEMQWVRIAPQTVYGREYPLLPAYLDGTHPDSDTLTS; encoded by the coding sequence ATGAGTAACCTGTACCCCGATGAAAGTATCAGCGTCGACAAGTGCTGGGAGCGTCTGCACGCAAACACTCTCGGCCGCCTCATCCTCACTGACGGACAGCACGTTGATGTGCTGCCCGTGCTCTACGCCGTCGCCAGCCAAGACGACAAGCAGGAAATCTACATCCGCACCACCCGCGGCAACAAGTTCTCCTCCGTGGTGGTCAGCCGCCGCGTCGCCTTCGAAATCGATGAAACCCTCGAAGACGGCATCCGCTCCGTCATCGTGGTCGGTATCGCCCACTGGCTGCCGCCGGAAATGACCCCGCAGATCGTGCGCACCTTCGACCTGCCCGATTCCGAAACCCACGAAATGCAGTGGGTGCGCATTGCGCCGCAGACTGTGTACGGTCGCGAATACCCGCTGCTGCCCGCATACCTGGACGGCACCCACCCCGACTCTGACACCCTCACCAGCTAG
- the topA gene encoding type I DNA topoisomerase yields the protein MPAQAKTGKALLIVESPSKVKTISSYLGEDYLVDSSMGHIRDLPQPSELPENLKKSPVGKFAVNVEENFEPYYVVNPDKKKKVAELKRKLKEVDALYLATDGDREGEAIAWHLKEVLKPKVPVYRMTFPEITREAIQRAFGELRDIDLHLVDAQETRRILDRIYGYEISPVLWRKVGRGLSAGRVQSVATRLVVERERERMAFVAANYWDLTGRFLTAASEGFDAKLVAVDGNRVATGKDFADDGTLNTSKVTHLNEEAARALAAALQSAAFSVRSVETKPYKRRPAAPFTTSTLQQEAARKLRFSSRVTMQVAQRLYENGYITYMRTDSVALSEQAISAARRQASELYGAEFVPSAPRVYTSKSKNAQEAHEAIRPAGDTFRTPDAVRGSLSNDEFRLYELIWKRTVASQMADATGSTASVRLGAVASNGQDAEFAASGTVITFRGFLAAYEEGVDASRVAEREAKDAEKRLPNLTTGEALTAEAIEPAGHETLPPPRYTEASLVKTLDELGIGRPSTYAAVISTIMDRGYVNVRSGSLIPSWIAFSVVRLLESSFGPYVNYEFTAQMEEDLDRIARGEESRVEWLGEFYFGGGSKRGLKPIVDNLGEIDARSINSIPIADGIVLRVGKFGPYLEAEGTLDTETGELTEPVRANVPADLAPDELTEAKARELLEQGKSDGRVLGVDPATGRQIVARDGRFGPYVTEVIEEMTEEQIQAYLDAQPTEYYKNGKPKPKKKPKPEKPRTASLFKSMDLATVTLEQALQLMSLPRVLGTDAEGVEITVQNGRFGPYLKKGTDSRSIGSEDEIFTITLEQALEIYSQPKQRGRAAAKPPLAELGVDPVSEKKIVVKDGRFGPYITDGITNITVPRAESVESLTHERAVQLLADKRAKGPVKRKTAAKKTTTAKKTTAKKTTAKSTTAKKTTTRKTAAKKTAE from the coding sequence GTGCCCGCTCAGGCAAAGACCGGAAAAGCCCTGCTGATTGTGGAGTCTCCCTCCAAGGTCAAAACCATTAGCAGCTACCTCGGCGAGGACTACCTTGTCGACTCGTCCATGGGCCATATCCGCGACCTTCCGCAGCCCTCCGAACTGCCCGAAAACCTCAAAAAGAGCCCCGTCGGCAAGTTCGCTGTCAACGTTGAAGAGAACTTCGAACCCTACTACGTGGTCAACCCCGACAAAAAGAAAAAGGTCGCCGAACTCAAGCGCAAGCTCAAAGAAGTAGACGCGCTCTACCTGGCAACCGATGGTGACCGCGAAGGTGAAGCCATTGCATGGCACCTGAAGGAAGTCCTCAAGCCCAAGGTACCCGTCTACCGCATGACCTTCCCCGAAATCACCCGGGAAGCCATTCAGCGCGCCTTCGGCGAACTGCGCGATATCGACCTGCACCTGGTCGACGCACAGGAAACCCGCCGCATCCTCGACCGCATCTACGGTTACGAAATTTCCCCCGTACTCTGGCGCAAGGTCGGCCGCGGCCTCTCCGCAGGCCGCGTGCAGTCCGTCGCAACCCGCCTCGTCGTCGAGCGCGAACGCGAACGCATGGCATTCGTCGCCGCCAACTACTGGGACCTAACCGGACGCTTCCTCACCGCAGCCTCCGAAGGCTTTGACGCCAAGCTGGTCGCCGTAGACGGCAACCGTGTCGCAACCGGCAAGGACTTCGCCGACGACGGCACCCTCAACACCTCCAAGGTCACCCACCTGAACGAGGAAGCCGCCCGCGCGCTCGCCGCAGCCCTGCAGTCCGCCGCGTTCTCGGTACGCTCCGTTGAGACCAAGCCGTACAAGCGCCGCCCCGCAGCGCCGTTCACCACCTCCACCCTGCAGCAGGAAGCCGCACGTAAGCTGCGTTTCTCCTCCCGCGTGACCATGCAGGTGGCGCAGCGCCTCTACGAAAACGGTTACATCACCTACATGCGTACCGACTCGGTGGCACTGAGCGAGCAGGCGATCTCCGCCGCACGCCGCCAGGCCTCCGAGCTGTACGGCGCAGAATTCGTGCCCTCCGCACCGCGCGTGTACACCTCCAAGAGCAAGAACGCACAGGAAGCCCACGAAGCAATCCGCCCCGCCGGTGACACTTTCCGCACCCCGGACGCCGTGCGCGGCTCCCTGTCCAACGACGAGTTCCGCCTCTACGAACTGATCTGGAAGCGTACCGTCGCCTCCCAGATGGCTGACGCGACCGGTTCCACCGCCTCCGTGCGCCTGGGCGCCGTGGCATCTAACGGCCAGGACGCCGAGTTCGCTGCATCCGGTACCGTCATCACCTTCCGCGGCTTCCTCGCCGCCTACGAGGAGGGCGTTGACGCATCCCGCGTGGCTGAGCGTGAGGCGAAGGACGCTGAGAAGCGCCTGCCGAACCTGACCACCGGCGAGGCACTGACCGCCGAGGCGATTGAACCCGCCGGCCACGAGACTCTGCCGCCCCCGCGCTACACCGAGGCGTCCCTCGTGAAGACCCTGGACGAGCTGGGCATTGGCCGCCCCTCCACCTACGCGGCGGTTATTTCGACCATCATGGACCGCGGATACGTGAACGTTCGTTCTGGTTCGCTGATTCCGTCCTGGATCGCGTTCTCCGTGGTGCGCCTGCTTGAATCCAGCTTTGGCCCCTACGTGAACTACGAGTTCACCGCGCAGATGGAAGAAGACCTCGACCGTATTGCACGCGGCGAAGAATCCCGCGTCGAATGGTTGGGAGAGTTCTACTTCGGCGGCGGCTCCAAGCGCGGCCTGAAGCCCATCGTCGACAACCTCGGCGAGATTGACGCCCGCAGCATCAACTCCATCCCGATTGCGGACGGCATTGTGCTGCGCGTGGGCAAGTTCGGCCCCTACCTGGAGGCTGAAGGCACCCTCGACACCGAGACCGGCGAGCTGACCGAGCCGGTTCGCGCGAACGTACCCGCCGACCTGGCACCGGACGAACTGACCGAAGCGAAGGCACGTGAACTGCTCGAACAGGGCAAGTCCGACGGCCGTGTGCTCGGCGTGGACCCCGCCACCGGCCGCCAGATTGTGGCTCGTGACGGCCGCTTCGGCCCCTACGTCACCGAGGTGATCGAGGAGATGACCGAGGAGCAGATTCAGGCGTACCTGGACGCTCAGCCGACCGAGTACTACAAGAACGGCAAGCCCAAGCCGAAGAAGAAGCCGAAGCCCGAGAAGCCGCGCACCGCGTCCCTGTTCAAGTCCATGGACCTGGCGACCGTGACCCTGGAGCAGGCTCTGCAGCTGATGAGCCTGCCGCGCGTGCTCGGTACCGACGCTGAGGGCGTGGAGATCACCGTGCAGAACGGCCGCTTTGGCCCGTACCTGAAGAAGGGCACGGACTCCCGCTCGATTGGCAGCGAGGACGAGATTTTCACGATTACGCTGGAGCAGGCACTGGAGATTTACTCCCAGCCGAAGCAGCGCGGTCGTGCGGCGGCTAAGCCTCCGCTGGCTGAGCTGGGCGTGGACCCGGTCAGCGAGAAGAAGATCGTGGTGAAGGACGGCCGCTTTGGCCCGTACATCACCGACGGTATTACGAACATTACGGTTCCGCGTGCGGAGTCGGTCGAGTCGCTGACCCACGAGCGTGCGGTGCAGCTGCTGGCTGACAAGCGCGCGAAGGGCCCGGTCAAGCGTAAGACCGCCGCGAAGAAGACCACCACGGCTAAGAAGACGACTGCTAAGAAGACGACTGCAAAGTCTACTACCGCGAAGAAGACGACCACTCGTAAGACCGCGGCAAAGAAGACCGCCGAGTAG